Proteins from one Pseudomonadota bacterium genomic window:
- a CDS encoding formylglycine-generating enzyme family protein, translating to MTTMHQSVFFSILATAILSSCTAEKKDPPWCQNCVDPQVQWLEIPNGSFTFGSPVGTPCRGMYTEKEVPVTLTRPFMMSKYEITQKQWKALGFTVPHNAEPCDDCPVTFIDQFEAMAWCNALSKFEGLEECYDLSRCTGTIGSGCSETFWDGSCSVADGVTEGPPVPPDNYYCESLVRKHALMYDCTGYRLPTGAEWEYAAKAGTTTNTYNGDITDDHDGYCADEPVLNDIAWYCFSSGAGDDEWSLETPKLLKQVGLKQPNPFGLYDMLGNAWEWVDYVVTGFALDDNEVKPDQALADPMGADENEAERRDLRGGDFARLGCYNRTADSFGLSGYARQMSTGFRPVRTLPAGSTDGGAK from the coding sequence ATGACGACGATGCACCAATCGGTATTCTTCTCGATCCTCGCAACAGCGATCCTCTCTTCATGCACCGCGGAGAAGAAGGATCCTCCATGGTGTCAGAACTGCGTCGATCCGCAGGTGCAGTGGCTGGAGATCCCCAACGGATCGTTCACGTTCGGATCTCCGGTCGGCACGCCGTGCCGCGGCATGTACACCGAGAAGGAGGTGCCGGTCACGCTGACTCGGCCGTTCATGATGTCCAAGTACGAGATCACCCAGAAGCAGTGGAAGGCGCTCGGCTTCACCGTGCCGCACAACGCAGAACCGTGCGACGACTGCCCAGTTACGTTCATCGACCAGTTCGAGGCGATGGCGTGGTGCAACGCCTTGTCGAAGTTCGAGGGACTCGAAGAGTGCTACGATCTCTCGCGGTGCACGGGGACGATTGGCAGCGGATGCTCAGAAACGTTCTGGGACGGATCGTGCTCGGTGGCCGATGGTGTGACCGAGGGACCTCCCGTGCCGCCCGACAACTACTATTGCGAGTCGCTGGTTCGCAAGCACGCCTTGATGTACGACTGCACCGGCTACCGTCTTCCGACCGGCGCCGAGTGGGAGTACGCGGCCAAGGCCGGCACCACGACGAACACCTACAACGGCGACATCACGGACGACCACGACGGCTACTGCGCGGACGAGCCGGTGCTGAACGACATCGCCTGGTACTGCTTCAGTTCGGGGGCTGGCGATGATGAGTGGTCGCTGGAGACTCCAAAGCTACTGAAGCAGGTAGGCCTTAAGCAGCCCAACCCCTTCGGACTATACGACATGCTCGGAAACGCGTGGGAGTGGGTGGACTACGTCGTGACCGGCTTCGCGCTCGACGACAATGAAGTGAAGCCGGACCAGGCGCTCGCAGATCCAATGGGTGCAGACGAGAACGAGGCCGAACGACGGGACCTAAGAGGTGGCGATTTTGCAAGATTGGGCTGCTACAACCGAACCGCTGATTCTTTTGGTCTCTCTGGCTATGCTCGCCAAATGAGCACCGGATTCCGCCCGGTTCGCACGCTCCCTGCGGGCTCGACTGACGGCGGCGCGAAGTAG
- a CDS encoding SUMF1/EgtB/PvdO family nonheme iron enzyme encodes MLLDRNLIPVVAAMFAFAVSTCGCDKGSGESDAAVDTDTYPEAEDPQIEWVEIPAGSFTFGSPVGTPCRGAYSEKEVPVTLTRPFLMSKYEITQRQWTALGFEVPHDAPFCEECAVTFLNQAEAMVWCNALSHLEGLEACYDLSRCTGTIGSGCPDDEVYHKGCIVEYGTGDVLPDSYDCEPPVRKHASMGE; translated from the coding sequence ATGCTCCTCGACCGTAACCTCATTCCCGTCGTCGCTGCGATGTTTGCTTTCGCCGTTTCGACCTGTGGTTGCGACAAAGGCTCGGGCGAAAGCGACGCGGCCGTCGACACCGACACGTACCCCGAGGCCGAGGATCCGCAAATCGAGTGGGTCGAGATCCCGGCGGGATCGTTCACGTTCGGGTCACCCGTCGGCACTCCGTGTCGCGGTGCTTACTCCGAGAAGGAGGTCCCGGTCACGCTCACGCGGCCGTTCCTGATGTCCAAGTACGAGATCACCCAGAGACAGTGGACTGCACTCGGCTTCGAGGTGCCGCACGACGCGCCGTTCTGCGAGGAGTGCGCGGTTACCTTCCTCAACCAGGCCGAGGCGATGGTCTGGTGCAACGCCCTGTCGCACCTCGAAGGGCTGGAGGCGTGCTACGACCTCTCCCGTTGCACCGGCACCATCGGCAGCGGCTGCCCGGATGACGAGGTCTACCACAAGGGCTGCATCGTCGAGTACGGCACCGGTGACGTTCTTCCCGACAGCTACGACTGCGAGCCCCCGGTCCGCAAGCACGCCTCCATGGGGGAATAG